A portion of the Sphingobacterium spiritivorum genome contains these proteins:
- a CDS encoding AI-2E family transporter produces the protein MRKFISLPFYIKLACILISIVILGYLAKIGDTIIVPLILGILFAMLLTPISTLLERKLRFPRTLAGIVCIVLFFGGLATGLYLLASQLSMLQEDWPAFKHQILDGVEVVQDWVNHQFGIQYNEQMNLLNKTASKSVDSGTLILGTALMSLSSIAIFLVFTFLYTFFILIYRGHIVRFLLYLNAKEDHPIVLEIVAEVQYVVKRYLIGLLLQMLIVTTLVYIALAIIGVKYSLLLAIITGVFNVLPYIGIFSSMFIVALITFATSTFSHVLFVFVAMSIIHMIDSNVIVPKVVGSKVKINSLFAMMAIVCGELIWGISGMFLAIPLLAIVKIVMDRVDELKPWGFLLGEEKIEK, from the coding sequence ATGCGAAAATTTATATCCTTACCTTTTTATATAAAATTGGCCTGTATCCTTATTAGCATTGTTATTCTCGGATATCTGGCCAAAATAGGAGATACTATTATTGTACCGCTTATATTGGGCATTCTGTTTGCTATGCTGCTGACACCAATAAGTACGCTGTTGGAAAGGAAGCTTCGTTTTCCGCGCACGCTTGCAGGTATTGTATGTATCGTCTTGTTTTTCGGCGGATTGGCAACAGGGCTGTATCTGCTGGCCTCTCAGTTGTCTATGCTGCAGGAAGACTGGCCAGCATTCAAACATCAGATTCTTGACGGAGTAGAGGTAGTGCAGGATTGGGTAAATCATCAGTTCGGAATTCAGTATAATGAACAAATGAATCTTCTGAATAAGACGGCATCTAAATCGGTGGATTCCGGAACATTGATCTTAGGTACTGCACTGATGTCACTTTCATCTATAGCTATATTTCTGGTTTTCACATTTTTGTACACCTTCTTTATTCTTATCTACAGAGGGCATATTGTTCGGTTCCTTCTGTATCTAAATGCTAAAGAAGATCATCCTATCGTATTGGAGATCGTTGCTGAAGTCCAGTATGTGGTCAAAAGATACCTGATAGGGTTATTGCTGCAGATGTTGATTGTCACGACCCTGGTGTATATTGCTTTGGCTATTATTGGTGTCAAATACAGTTTATTACTGGCTATTATTACCGGCGTATTTAATGTGTTACCGTATATAGGTATTTTCTCTTCGATGTTTATTGTAGCCTTGATTACCTTCGCCACATCTACCTTCTCGCATGTGCTGTTTGTGTTTGTAGCTATGAGCATTATCCATATGATAGATAGCAATGTCATTGTACCGAAAGTCGTGGGATCTAAAGTGAAAATAAATTCACTTTTTGCGATGATGGCAATTGTCTGTGGAGAGCTGATCTGGGGTATTTCAGGTATGTTTCTGGCGATTCCGCTTCTTGCAATTGTAAAAATTGTTATGGACAGGGTGGATGAATTAAAGCCATGGGGATTTTTATTAGGCGAAGAAAAGATTGAGAAATAA
- a CDS encoding porin family protein, which translates to MKKILLSLGAAFLLAAGAQAQVSYGIKAGLNLPKMTVSSGNASASTSTSTNFYLTGYADLPVAPSFSIQPGLSLQGKGGKTKFTDNIESKTDLMYLEVPVNAVYYIPAGAGNVFLGAGPYVGYGISGKTKTGDVKTDVEWGDDGIKRFDFGINTMLGYKLSNGFLINAGYGFGLTDISGASNGSVKNNVLSFGVGFQF; encoded by the coding sequence ATGAAAAAGATTTTACTTTCATTAGGAGCAGCATTTCTTTTAGCTGCAGGAGCTCAGGCTCAGGTAAGTTATGGTATTAAAGCAGGACTAAACTTGCCGAAAATGACAGTTTCAAGTGGTAATGCTTCAGCATCTACAAGTACTTCCACTAATTTCTATCTGACAGGATATGCGGATCTTCCTGTAGCACCTAGTTTCTCTATTCAACCGGGACTATCATTACAAGGTAAAGGTGGCAAAACTAAATTCACAGATAATATTGAATCTAAAACAGATTTGATGTATCTGGAAGTTCCGGTTAATGCAGTGTACTATATTCCCGCTGGAGCAGGTAATGTATTTTTAGGTGCAGGTCCATATGTAGGTTACGGTATTTCTGGTAAAACTAAGACTGGTGACGTTAAGACCGATGTAGAGTGGGGAGATGACGGAATTAAAAGATTTGATTTTGGTATCAACACAATGTTAGGCTACAAATTATCAAATGGTTTCTTAATCAATGCTGGTTATGGTTTCGGATTAACTGATATCTCAGGAGCAAGTAATGGTTCAGTAAAAAATAATGTACTATCATTTGGAGTTGGTTTCCAATTCTAA